From Pan paniscus chromosome 9, NHGRI_mPanPan1-v2.0_pri, whole genome shotgun sequence, the proteins below share one genomic window:
- the TMEM151A gene encoding transmembrane protein 151A: MPEDGAGDGGEVPALIPDGEPLREEQRPLKQSLGSSLCRESHWKCLLLTLLIHACGAVVAWCRLATVPRLVLGPEAALARGAGGPPPTYPASPCSDGYLYIPLAFVSLLYLLYLAECWHCHVRSCQAPRTDAHTVLALIRRLQQAPPCVWWKATSYHYVRRTRQITRYRNGDAYTTTQVYHERADSRTARGEFDYSAHGVRDVSKELVGLAEHAATRLRFTKCFSFGSAEAEASYLTQRARFFSANEGLDDYLEAREGMHLKDVDFRESLMVFADPRSPPWYARAWVFWLVSAATLSWPLRVVAAYGTAHVHYQVEKLFGASSPPPGAVPSGPPLSRVATVDFTELEWHICSNRQLVPSYSEAVVMGAGSGAYLRGCQRCRRSVSSNSLPPARPSGPRLPFSRSRLSLGAGGRATPGVFRSLSGGPLGRRGEDTEPLESPPCYEDALYFPVLIVHGDSGCQGDGQGAL, translated from the exons ATGCCCGAGGACGGCGCTGGCGACGGCGGGGAGGTGCCCGCGCTCATCCCGGACGGCGAGCCGCTGCGGGAAGAG CAGCGGCCCCTGAAACAGTCCCTGGGAAGCTCCCTGTGCCGCGAGTCGCACTGGAAGTGCCTGCTCCTCACGCTGCTCATCCACGCCTGCGGGGCCGTGGTGGCCTGGTGTCGCCTGGCCACAGTGCCGCGGCTGGTCCTGGGGCCCGAGGCCGCCTTGGCCCGGGGAGCCGGGGGCCCGCCACCGACCTACCCAGCCAGCCCCTGCTCCGATGGCTACCTGTACATCCCGCTGGCCTTCGTCTCCCTCCTCTACCTCCTCTACCTGGCTGAGTGCTGGCACTGTCACGTGCGGTCCTGCCAGGCGCCACGCACCGACGCCCACACGGTGCTGGCGCTGATCCGCCGGCTGCAGCAGGCGCCGCCGTGCGTCTGGTGGAAGGCCACCAGCTATCACTACGTGCGGCGCACCCGCCAGATCACGCGCTACCGCAACGGCGACGCCTACACCACCACGCAGGTGTACCATGAGCGCGCTGACAGCCGCACGGCCCGCGGCGAGTTTGACTACTCGGCGCACGGCGTCCGCGACGTCTCCAAGGAGCTGGTGGGGCTGGCGGAGCACGCGGCCACGCGGCTGCGCTTCACCAAGTGCTTCAGCTTCGGCAGCGCGGAGGCCGAGGCCTCGTACCTCACGCAGCGGGCGCGCTTCTTCAGCGCCAACGAGGGCCTGGACGACTATCTGGAGGCGCGCGAGGGCATGCACCTGAAGGACGTGGACTTCCGCGAGTCGCTCATGGTCTTCGCCGACCCCCGCAGCCCGCCCTGGTACGCGCGCGCCTGGGTCTTCTGGCTCGTGTCGGCGGCCACGCTGTCGTGGCCCCTGCGCGTCGTGGCCGCCTATGGCACGGCTCACGTGCACTACCAGGTAGAGAAGCTCTTTGGCGCCAGCTCGCCCCCGCCGGGGGCCGTGCCCAGCGGGCCCCCGCTGTCCCGCGTGGCCACAGTGGACTTCACTGAGCTCGAGTGGCACATCTGCTCCAACCGGCAGCTGGtgcccagctactcggaggccgTGGTCATGGGCGCGGGCTCAGGCGCCTACCTCAGAGGCTGCCAGCGCTGCCGCCGCTCTGTCAGCAGCAACTCGCTGCCCCCCGCCCGGCCCAGCGGGCCCCGCCTGCCCTTCAGCCGCAGCCGCCTCTCGCTGGGCGCTGGCGGCCGGGCCACGCCAGGGGTCTTCCGCAGCCTGAGCGGGGGGCCGCTGGGGCGCCGTGGAGAGGACACGGAACCTCTGGAGAGCCCGCCCTGCTATGAGGACGCCCTCTACTTCCCGGTGCTCATTGTCCACGGAGACAGCGGCTGCCAGGGGGATGGGCAGGGTGCTCTCTGA
- the YIF1A gene encoding protein YIF1A isoform X3 — protein sequence MAYHSGYGAHGSKHRARAAPDPPPLFDDTSGGYSSQPGGYPATGADVAFSVNHLLGDPVANVAMAYGSSIASHGKDMVHKELHRFVSVSKLKYFFAVDTAYVAKKLGLLVFPYTHQNWEVQYSRDAPLPPRQDLNAPDLYIPTMAFITYVLLAGMALGIQKRMILSVLTGLLFGSDGYYVALAWTSSALMYFIVRSLRTAALGPDSMGGPVPRQRLQLYLTLGAAAFQPLIIYWLTFHLVR from the exons ATGGCTTATCACTCGGGCTACGGAGCCCACG GCTCCAAGCACAGGGCCCGGGCAGCCCCGGATCCCCCTCCCCTCTTCGATGACACAAGCGGTGGTTATTCCAGCCAGCCCGGGGGATACCCAGCCACAGGAGCAGACGTGGCCTTCAGTGTCAACCACTTGCTTGGGGACCCAGTGGCTAATGTGGCTATGGCCTATGGCAGCTCCATCGCATCCCATGGGAAGGACATGGTGCACAAGGAG ctGCACCGTTTTGTGTCTGTGAGCAAACTCAAGTATTTTTTTGCTGTGGACACAGCCTACGTGGCCAAGAAGCTAGGGCTGCTGGTCTTCCCCTACACACACCAG aACTGGGAAGTGCAGTACAGTCGTGATGCTCCTCTGCCCCCCCGGCAAGACCTCAACGCCCCTGACCTCTATATCCCCA CGATGGCCTTCATTACTTACGTGCTCCTGGCTGGGATGGCACTGGGCATTCAGAAAAG aaTGATCCTCAGTGTGCTCACGGGGCTGCTGTTCGGCAGCGATGGCTACTACGTGGCGCTGGCCTGGACCTCATCGGCGCTCATGTACTTCATT GTGCGCTCTTTGCGGACAGCAGCCCTGGGCCCCGACAGCATGGGGGGCCCCGTCCCCCGGCAGCGTCTCCAGCTCTACCTGACTCTGGGAGCTGCAGCCTTCCAGCCCCTCATCATATACTGGCTGACTTTCCACCTGGTCCGGTGA
- the YIF1A gene encoding protein YIF1A isoform X2 — MAYHSGYGAHGSKHRARAAPDPPPLFDDTSGGYSSQPGGYPATGADVAFSVNHLLGDPVANVAMAYGSSIASHGKDMVHKELHRFVSVSKLKYFFAVDTAYVAKKLGLLVFPYTHQNWEVQYSRDAPLPPRQDLNAPDLYIPTMAFITYVLLAGMALGIQKRFSPEVLGLCASTALVWVVMEVLALLLGLYLATVRSDLSTFHLLAYSGYKYVGMILSVLTGLLFGSDGYYVALAWTSSALMYFIVRSLRTAALGPDSMGGPVPRQRLQLYLTLGAAAFQPLIIYWLTFHLVR, encoded by the exons ATGGCTTATCACTCGGGCTACGGAGCCCACG GCTCCAAGCACAGGGCCCGGGCAGCCCCGGATCCCCCTCCCCTCTTCGATGACACAAGCGGTGGTTATTCCAGCCAGCCCGGGGGATACCCAGCCACAGGAGCAGACGTGGCCTTCAGTGTCAACCACTTGCTTGGGGACCCAGTGGCTAATGTGGCTATGGCCTATGGCAGCTCCATCGCATCCCATGGGAAGGACATGGTGCACAAGGAG ctGCACCGTTTTGTGTCTGTGAGCAAACTCAAGTATTTTTTTGCTGTGGACACAGCCTACGTGGCCAAGAAGCTAGGGCTGCTGGTCTTCCCCTACACACACCAG aACTGGGAAGTGCAGTACAGTCGTGATGCTCCTCTGCCCCCCCGGCAAGACCTCAACGCCCCTGACCTCTATATCCCCA CGATGGCCTTCATTACTTACGTGCTCCTGGCTGGGATGGCACTGGGCATTCAGAAAAG GTTCTCCCCGGAGGTGCTGGGCCTGTGTGCAAGCACAGCGCTGGTgtgggtggtgatggaggtgCTGGCCCTGCTCCTGGGCCTCTACCTGGCCACCGTGCGCAGTGACCTGAGCACCTTTCACCTGCTGGCCTACAGTGGCTACAAATACGTGGG aaTGATCCTCAGTGTGCTCACGGGGCTGCTGTTCGGCAGCGATGGCTACTACGTGGCGCTGGCCTGGACCTCATCGGCGCTCATGTACTTCATT GTGCGCTCTTTGCGGACAGCAGCCCTGGGCCCCGACAGCATGGGGGGCCCCGTCCCCCGGCAGCGTCTCCAGCTCTACCTGACTCTGGGAGCTGCAGCCTTCCAGCCCCTCATCATATACTGGCTGACTTTCCACCTGGTCCGGTGA
- the YIF1A gene encoding protein YIF1A isoform X1: MAYHSGYGAHGSKHRARAAPDPPPLFDDTSGGYSSQPGGYPATGADVAFSVNHLLGDPVANVAMAYGSSIASHGKDMVHKELHRFVSVSKLKYFFAVDTAYVAKKLGLLVFPYTHQNWEVQYSRDAPLPPRQDLNAPDLYIPTMAFITYVLLAGMALGIQKRFSPEVLGLCASTALVWVVMEVLALLLGLYLATVRSDLSTFHLLAYSGYKYVGMILSVLTGLLFGSDGYYVALAWTSSALMYFIVSLVHPPIPLPSLEGKPPPPGQASVLLSSRCALCGQQPWAPTAWGAPSPGSVSSST, from the exons ATGGCTTATCACTCGGGCTACGGAGCCCACG GCTCCAAGCACAGGGCCCGGGCAGCCCCGGATCCCCCTCCCCTCTTCGATGACACAAGCGGTGGTTATTCCAGCCAGCCCGGGGGATACCCAGCCACAGGAGCAGACGTGGCCTTCAGTGTCAACCACTTGCTTGGGGACCCAGTGGCTAATGTGGCTATGGCCTATGGCAGCTCCATCGCATCCCATGGGAAGGACATGGTGCACAAGGAG ctGCACCGTTTTGTGTCTGTGAGCAAACTCAAGTATTTTTTTGCTGTGGACACAGCCTACGTGGCCAAGAAGCTAGGGCTGCTGGTCTTCCCCTACACACACCAG aACTGGGAAGTGCAGTACAGTCGTGATGCTCCTCTGCCCCCCCGGCAAGACCTCAACGCCCCTGACCTCTATATCCCCA CGATGGCCTTCATTACTTACGTGCTCCTGGCTGGGATGGCACTGGGCATTCAGAAAAG GTTCTCCCCGGAGGTGCTGGGCCTGTGTGCAAGCACAGCGCTGGTgtgggtggtgatggaggtgCTGGCCCTGCTCCTGGGCCTCTACCTGGCCACCGTGCGCAGTGACCTGAGCACCTTTCACCTGCTGGCCTACAGTGGCTACAAATACGTGGG aaTGATCCTCAGTGTGCTCACGGGGCTGCTGTTCGGCAGCGATGGCTACTACGTGGCGCTGGCCTGGACCTCATCGGCGCTCATGTACTTCATTGTGAGTCTGGTGCACCCCCCCATTCCCCTGCCTTCACTTGAGGGCAAACCTCCCCCTCCTGGCCAGGCTTCAGTTCTCCTTTCTTCCAGGTGCGCTCTTTGCGGACAGCAGCCCTGGGCCCCGACAGCATGGGGGGCCCCGTCCCCCGGCAGCGTCTCCAGCTCTACCTGA